In a single window of the Danio aesculapii chromosome 20, fDanAes4.1, whole genome shotgun sequence genome:
- the LOC130247482 gene encoding uncharacterized protein LOC130247482: MVACRRPKEEKSTSDFSHCIHCQGLYNRKTLWRHMRTCPQNPTNEKHTVGQRRVQSLISLSLPPPADVSKSVWTIACEMVNDEVSDVVKKNRYILLLGEQMYNRLKSHSGRNNYVKQKMREVARLLITARSLTPIHNIEDFIQPCNFSHVIKAVRAVAGFSEETNTYKIPSLALKLGHSLVKIANSVECNALMSGREAVAECARNFRRLYESKWNDVVSAAALTTLGEAKWNKPQVLPFTEDVRTLHTFLYSKQQEFVNALQDKPTSKNFANLCKVMLTQIVIFNRRREGEVSKMEIQSYTSRDQTPMHKDIAAGLSDFEKKLCSYFQRVEIRGKRGRKVPVLLTPDMVVAVDFLIRMRERCQVPVENKHLFARPGALSHYRGADCIRLYAKESGAKHPEALCSTKLRKQVATLSTVLNLKDNEMDQLANFLGHDIRVHREFYRLPESTLQLAKISKVLIAMEKGRLPELQGKGLDGITIDPQDEMDVSSNSSSDEAELQTSSCRSQENEDHMNAGNLQDEGPQDEGLEVSSKKKAKMGSQKAHVGRPKSPSIVDLDVAHLKPGPKVIVKRKWSEEEVNAVEKHMLHFIHSCRVPGKADCVSCLLAEPHALRNRDWSAVKFYVNNRIAALKRQQSR, from the exons ATGGTTGCTTGCCGGCGGCCCAAAGAAGAAAAATCTACCTCTGACTTCAGTCACTGTATCCACTGTCAAGGTCTGTACAACAGAAAGACCCTATGGAGACACATGCGAACATGCCCCCAGAACCCCACAAATGAAAAACACACAGTTGGACAGAGGAGAGTTCAGTCACTCATCAGCTTGAGCCTTCCTCCACCAGCGGATGTTAGCAAAAGCGTATGGACCATTGCTTGTGAGATGGTGAATGATGAAGTTTCagatgttgtaaaaaaaaatagatacatTCTTCTTTTAGGGGAGCAGATGTACAACAGGCTGAAGTCACATTCAGGAAGAAATAACtatgttaaacaaaaaatgaGGGAAGTAGCAAGGCTTCTCATCACTGCCAGATCACTGACACCCATTCATAATATAGAGGACTTCATCCAACCCTGCAATTTTTCTCATGTTATAAAAGCAGTAAGAGCAGTCGCTGGATTCAGTGAGGAGACAAACACCTACAAGATACCATCACTGGCACTGAAGCTTGGACACAGCTTGGTGAAGATTGCCAACTCGGTGGAATGCAATGCACTGATGTCAGGACGCGAAGCCGTTGCAGAGTGTGCACGAAATTTCAGACGTTTGTATGAAAGCAAGTGGAATGATGTAGTGTCTGCAGCTGCACTGACTACTCTGGGTGAAGCTAAATGGAATAAGCCACAAGTCCTGCCATTTACAGAGGATGTCAGAACACTGCACACATTTCTATACTCAAAACAGCAAGAGTTTGTGAACGCCCTACAAGACAAACCTACTAGCAAAAACTTTGCCAATCTTTGCAAAGTAATGCTGACACAGATCGTCATTTTTAACAGAAGAAGAGAGGGTGAAGTGTCCAAGATGGAAATCCAGTCTTACACGTCTAGAGATCAAACACCAATGCACAAAGATATCGCAGCTGGGCTCAGTGACTTTGAGAAAAAGCTTTGTAGTTATTTTCAAAGAGTGGAAATACGTGGTAAGAGAGGGAGAAAAGTACCAGTGTTGCTGACCCCTGATATGGTTGTGGCTGTGGATTTCCTTATAAGAATGAGAGAAAGGTGTCAAGTTCCTGTTGAAAACAAGCATTTATTTGCTCGTCCAGGTGCTCTGTCTCACTATCGGGGTGCAGACTGCATTCGCCTGTATGCCAAAGAAAGTGGAGCAAAGCATCCAGAAGCCCTTTGCTCAACAAAGCTACGTAAGCAAGTTGCCACGTTGTCCACAGTATTAAACCTTAAAGACAATGAGATGGATCAATTAGCCAACTTCCTTGGCCATGATATTAGAGTTCATCGGGAGTTCTACCGCCTCCCTGAAAGCACTTTACAGCTTGCAAAGATTAGCAAGGTCTTAATTGCTATGGAAAAAGGGAGACTGCCCGAACTCCAGGGCAAAGGATTAGATGGCATAACAATAGATCCTCAAG atgAAATGGATGTCTCCAGCAACAGTTCCAGTGATGAGGCAGAACTGCAAACTTCAAGTTGCAGAAGTCAAGAGAATGAGGATCATATGAATG CAGGCAACCTGCAAGACGAGGGACCTCAAGATGAGGGACTCGAGGTGTCTTCAAAGAAAAAGGCAAAAATGG GCTCCCAGAAAGCACATGTGGGTAGACCTAAATCCCCCTCCATTGTAGACTTGGATGTTGCCCATCTCAAACCAG gtcCAAAAGTCATTGTGAAAAGGAAGTGGTCAGAAGAGGAGGTCAATGCagttgaaaaacatatgctgcatttcATACACAGCTGTAGAGTTCCTGGGAAAGCAGACTGTGTCTCGTGTCTGTTGGCCGAACCTCATGCACTAAGAAACAGAGATTGGTCTGCTGTTAAGTTTTATGTAAATAACAGAATTGCTGCTTTGAAAAGACAACAGAGTCGGTAG